The following coding sequences lie in one Streptomyces sp. ALI-76-A genomic window:
- a CDS encoding helix-turn-helix transcriptional regulator, whose product MTDQPPQLFTAIDSLLAAVDEGTVLPVPAERVRLREAAGLTQAAVAQALGVRVPSITAWEAGRAEPKGERLEAYRRLLEGLAHRYPAIPSPSPSQTLPAPSAGAGASAGKAPAAEEPATSVEPAAPAARRSPARPASSRRPAAKKPLKPVSTDPQFPHGPLAVLDGDGSAYGIGGIVLDCPATTVPELVEWTLTESGLGAPKLNRYGKDSDPLIVLTAAAAVRLGLPERLEGHEQRRSLRLPADHPAVKQVVKAKWKLTQRGFGPWARIYRPAQTGRRQCVQLAILSWDALDERSWPGVAQMEPADIARVLGIYAHRVITPRGSTAVSGLELMTALRPPTRAVRDETSGTWVSGRNPGSLGTEPMDPAPPEATPEHPVVVNSGWTGGFLDEEAYQWVRDVDSLDGREVSLPYAVGLDLNTAFLAAAARLVVGLSAPDHFHAPTFNPKIPGSWLVDLSHVELDPRLPSPFTPTGQRPTGPAWYQTHTIAYAQELGYDVAPIEAYLRRETGAYLDPWHDRLKTAYVDTLADLGVTKDLDDRAFLAAMERHKDVDPALTAVLTAIKATVKGGVGKLRERPQGRHYKQGERWPALERPTWRPDIRAAVISKARVNMHRKLTNMAKMTGLYPLAVLSDCVVYPSPGDSPLAFLPYDASGKPQPGGFRLGPTPGLAKLEGVQSMAWAVDLMEQGLNPARHIKGGDAVLDEGE is encoded by the coding sequence ATGACCGACCAGCCACCGCAGTTGTTCACCGCGATCGACTCGCTGCTCGCCGCCGTCGACGAAGGCACCGTCCTGCCCGTTCCCGCCGAGCGGGTACGACTGCGCGAGGCAGCCGGCCTCACCCAGGCCGCCGTCGCCCAGGCGCTCGGCGTACGCGTGCCGAGCATCACCGCCTGGGAAGCCGGCCGCGCCGAACCCAAGGGCGAACGACTGGAGGCCTACCGCCGACTCCTCGAAGGCCTCGCGCACCGCTACCCCGCCATCCCCTCCCCATCCCCGTCACAGACGCTCCCCGCCCCGTCCGCGGGCGCGGGCGCTTCCGCAGGAAAAGCCCCTGCCGCAGAAGAACCCGCCACCTCAGTGGAACCTGCCGCGCCTGCCGCACGGCGTTCACCTGCCCGCCCGGCTTCCTCACGCCGGCCAGCCGCGAAGAAGCCGCTCAAGCCCGTCAGCACTGATCCGCAGTTCCCGCACGGACCCCTCGCAGTCCTGGACGGTGACGGCAGCGCCTACGGCATCGGCGGCATCGTCCTGGACTGCCCCGCCACCACCGTCCCCGAGCTGGTGGAGTGGACGCTCACCGAGTCCGGCCTGGGCGCACCGAAGCTGAACCGCTACGGCAAGGACTCCGACCCGTTGATCGTGCTCACCGCGGCCGCCGCCGTGAGACTCGGGCTGCCGGAGCGTCTCGAAGGGCATGAGCAGCGCCGCTCCCTGCGCCTGCCCGCCGACCACCCCGCGGTCAAGCAGGTGGTCAAGGCGAAGTGGAAGCTGACCCAGCGGGGTTTCGGCCCATGGGCGCGGATCTACCGTCCCGCGCAGACCGGCCGGCGCCAATGCGTGCAGTTGGCCATCCTGTCCTGGGACGCCCTCGACGAGCGCTCCTGGCCCGGCGTGGCGCAGATGGAACCGGCCGACATCGCCCGCGTCCTCGGTATCTACGCCCACCGCGTGATCACCCCGCGCGGTTCCACAGCTGTCTCCGGCCTGGAACTGATGACCGCGCTGCGTCCGCCCACGCGCGCCGTACGGGACGAGACGAGCGGCACCTGGGTCTCCGGCCGCAATCCCGGTTCGCTGGGCACGGAGCCGATGGACCCGGCTCCTCCGGAGGCCACCCCCGAGCACCCGGTGGTCGTCAACTCCGGCTGGACAGGCGGCTTCCTCGACGAGGAGGCGTACCAGTGGGTGCGCGACGTCGACTCGCTCGACGGCCGGGAGGTCTCGCTGCCGTACGCGGTCGGCCTGGACCTGAACACCGCGTTCCTGGCCGCCGCGGCCCGCCTGGTCGTCGGCCTGTCCGCTCCGGACCACTTCCACGCCCCGACGTTCAACCCGAAGATCCCCGGTTCCTGGCTGGTCGACCTGTCCCACGTGGAGCTCGACCCGCGCCTGCCGTCGCCGTTCACGCCGACCGGCCAGCGCCCGACGGGGCCGGCCTGGTACCAGACGCACACCATCGCCTACGCCCAGGAGCTCGGCTACGACGTGGCTCCGATCGAGGCGTATCTGCGCCGGGAGACCGGCGCGTACCTGGACCCCTGGCACGACCGCCTCAAGACCGCCTACGTCGACACCCTCGCCGACCTCGGGGTCACCAAGGACTTGGACGACCGCGCCTTCCTGGCGGCGATGGAGCGGCACAAGGACGTCGACCCGGCCCTGACCGCCGTCCTCACCGCCATCAAAGCCACCGTCAAGGGCGGCGTGGGCAAGCTGCGTGAGCGTCCACAGGGCCGCCACTACAAGCAGGGCGAACGGTGGCCGGCGCTGGAGCGGCCGACCTGGCGCCCCGACATCCGGGCCGCCGTCATCAGCAAGGCGCGGGTCAACATGCACCGCAAGCTCACCAACATGGCGAAGATGACGGGCCTGTACCCGCTCGCCGTGCTGTCCGACTGCGTCGTCTACCCCTCGCCGGGCGACAGCCCGCTCGCCTTCCTGCCCTACGACGCCTCCGGCAAGCCACAGCCCGGCGGCTTCCGCCTCGGCCCCACCCCGGGCCTGGCGAAGCTGGAAGGCGTCCAGTCCATGGCCTGGGCGGTGGACCTGATGGAGCAGGGCCTCAACCCGGCCCGCCACATCAAGGGCGGCGACGCCGTCCTGGACGAAGGGGAGTAA
- a CDS encoding XRE family transcriptional regulator translates to MGEIDDAIERADREAFTRQPPKTLKGQIGYLIRQLGSAKAVAQEIGVTADSVNRYRRGARKHARPDVAERIDNAVRARWQPQVRKRRQREAATTTGITVETRARFGYTAPIGTTDDGRFRRLTVHLPPAYAQRLFDARNAGAGDQEMRGIIAEGFKEIYFQDGGSRALGLSDVEINDIDYLDLDY, encoded by the coding sequence GTGGGCGAGATCGACGACGCCATCGAACGCGCCGACCGGGAGGCGTTCACCCGTCAGCCGCCGAAGACCCTCAAGGGCCAGATCGGCTACCTGATCCGGCAGTTGGGCAGCGCGAAGGCCGTCGCGCAGGAGATCGGGGTCACCGCCGACTCCGTCAACCGCTACCGGCGCGGCGCCCGCAAGCACGCCCGCCCCGACGTCGCCGAGAGGATCGACAACGCGGTCCGGGCCCGCTGGCAGCCCCAAGTACGCAAGCGGCGACAGCGCGAGGCGGCCACCACGACAGGGATCACGGTGGAGACCAGGGCCCGGTTCGGCTACACCGCGCCCATCGGCACCACCGACGACGGCCGGTTCCGGCGGCTGACCGTGCACCTCCCCCCGGCGTACGCACAGCGCCTGTTCGACGCCCGCAACGCCGGAGCCGGTGACCAGGAGATGCGCGGCATCATCGCCGAAGGATTCAAGGAGATCTATTTCCAGGACGGAGGCAGCCGCGCCCTGGGGCTCTCCGACGTCGAAATCAATGACATCGACTACCTGGACCTCGATTACTGA
- a CDS encoding AAA family ATPase: MIVWLNGTHGAGKTTTSTLVRQLLPDSQVFNAEKVGETLMDITPGLPATDNFQHWPPWRPLVVETARRVLDYTGGTLVMPMTVLVEQYWREISSGLAQHAIPVRHFVLHADQDTLRRRIAGDTVLGPDSPFRLQYLQPYAEAARTWLHAEAEVVDTTHLTPAQTARQIAEAVKR; encoded by the coding sequence ATGATCGTATGGCTCAACGGCACCCACGGCGCAGGCAAGACGACGACCAGTACGCTCGTGCGGCAACTGCTCCCGGACTCGCAGGTGTTCAATGCCGAGAAAGTCGGCGAGACACTCATGGACATCACGCCAGGGCTGCCCGCGACGGACAACTTCCAGCACTGGCCGCCGTGGCGGCCCCTCGTGGTCGAGACCGCCCGACGTGTCCTCGACTACACCGGCGGCACCCTGGTGATGCCCATGACGGTCCTGGTCGAGCAGTACTGGCGCGAGATCAGCTCGGGCCTTGCCCAGCACGCCATTCCCGTCCGGCACTTCGTCCTCCACGCCGACCAGGACACCCTCCGCCGGCGCATCGCGGGCGACACCGTTCTCGGCCCCGACTCCCCGTTCCGTCTCCAATACCTTCAGCCCTACGCCGAGGCGGCCCGCACGTGGCTGCACGCCGAGGCCGAGGTCGTCGACACCACGCACCTCACACCCGCCCAGACCGCCCGGCAGATCGCGGAAGCCGTCAAGAGGTGA
- a CDS encoding ParA family protein: MSSPATSSDREKVVSKLPGWLRQDLKVRAAQHGVEIQTAVEQGINDWCNLASTPATIDTSGADSFSTFLPDGQWETFRNVAADRRISLIQGLAQSVQLWLDANPAPHIERPAITRRIIVCNQKGGVGKTAITAGTGEALAEDPNTLHAVRVAKALTKALRASEAQADAAEPAGDDPLDIENLPGPGLRVLLVDFDPQSHLTNQLGATPLPMNGDSLTNHMAGDPKGDLRDLIVSIDEENFGGRLHLLPACNDAFLLDVRLSQVRAREAALERALAPLEADYDVILVDCPPSLGLSMDAAAYYGRRRDGEKPGQSGALIVVQAEDSSADAYELLTTQFDDLRSDLQIDIDYLGIVVNLYDGRRGYIATSSLQGWVDIKDPRVVGLIGDLKEQKEAVRVKQPLLSYAPKSQQAIGMRALAREIS, from the coding sequence ATGAGCTCTCCAGCCACCTCCAGCGACCGCGAAAAGGTCGTCTCCAAACTGCCGGGATGGCTCCGGCAGGACCTCAAAGTCAGAGCGGCCCAGCATGGGGTCGAGATCCAGACCGCCGTCGAACAGGGCATCAACGACTGGTGCAACCTGGCCTCGACGCCCGCCACAATCGACACTTCTGGTGCCGACTCCTTCTCCACCTTCCTGCCTGACGGTCAGTGGGAGACCTTCCGAAACGTCGCCGCGGACCGGCGCATCTCTCTCATCCAGGGACTGGCCCAGTCCGTCCAGTTGTGGCTGGATGCCAACCCCGCCCCCCACATCGAACGGCCGGCGATCACCCGCCGCATCATCGTCTGCAACCAGAAGGGCGGCGTCGGCAAGACGGCCATCACCGCCGGCACCGGCGAAGCGCTGGCCGAGGACCCCAACACCCTGCACGCCGTCCGCGTCGCCAAAGCACTCACCAAGGCCCTGCGCGCCAGCGAAGCCCAAGCCGACGCCGCCGAGCCCGCAGGAGACGACCCCCTCGACATCGAGAACCTGCCCGGCCCCGGACTGCGCGTCCTGCTCGTCGACTTCGACCCGCAGTCCCACCTCACCAACCAACTGGGCGCCACTCCCCTGCCGATGAACGGGGACAGCCTGACCAACCACATGGCCGGCGATCCAAAAGGCGACCTGCGCGACCTCATCGTCTCCATCGACGAGGAGAACTTCGGCGGCCGGCTCCACCTCCTGCCCGCCTGCAACGACGCCTTCCTGCTCGACGTACGCCTCTCCCAGGTGCGCGCCCGCGAAGCCGCCCTGGAACGGGCCCTGGCTCCGCTCGAAGCCGACTACGACGTCATCCTCGTCGACTGCCCGCCCAGCCTCGGCCTCAGCATGGACGCCGCCGCCTACTACGGACGCCGCCGCGACGGCGAGAAGCCCGGCCAGTCCGGCGCCCTGATCGTCGTGCAGGCCGAGGACAGCTCCGCCGACGCCTACGAACTGCTCACCACACAGTTCGACGACCTGCGCAGCGACCTCCAGATCGACATCGACTACCTGGGCATCGTCGTCAATCTCTACGACGGGCGCCGCGGCTACATCGCCACCTCGTCCCTCCAGGGCTGGGTCGACATAAAGGACCCGCGGGTCGTCGGGCTCATCGGCGACCTCAAGGAACAGAAGGAGGCAGTCAGGGTGAAGCAGCCCCTGCTGTCCTACGCCCCCAAGTCACAGCAGGCCATCGGCATGCGCGCCCTGGCCCGGGAGATCTCATGA
- a CDS encoding ParB/RepB/Spo0J family partition protein, which yields MSKADKLGAGRFGGPAVSARRQAVAAATGVPTHGVAPPTELPVHRISLNPDNPRSALGDLTDLAGSLKTHGQKQAITVMNRDAYVTVNPQREADLEPDTTHVVIDGSSRLAAAREAGLRTIKIMVSDDQGSTSEELLESALVANIHRQDLEELDEARALQRLLAIHGSQTALAKRLHRSQGWVSQRLALLNLAPELQARIGHEPIDLLRAVGNKPQEQQQAALAELKADRERKEAEKQQRRPGKQHKAEAPEDHTGTANGYYDVIEGSTRKAPAALDTPVGDQGTQGQSSQNVPEPRSSSTDDTSRTGEQFTEQRPPRPLPYDDPAFIAMHLMRKMEEPALFEMLQLLNQMARERNPGEFQKVLSHFDDQPAAQSG from the coding sequence ATGAGCAAGGCCGACAAGCTGGGAGCGGGACGCTTCGGCGGTCCCGCCGTCAGCGCACGCCGTCAGGCCGTCGCCGCCGCCACCGGCGTGCCCACCCACGGCGTCGCTCCGCCGACCGAACTGCCGGTCCACCGCATCAGCCTCAACCCCGACAACCCCCGCTCCGCTCTCGGAGATCTCACCGACCTCGCCGGCAGCCTCAAGACCCACGGCCAGAAACAAGCGATCACAGTCATGAACCGTGATGCCTACGTCACGGTCAACCCGCAGCGCGAGGCCGACCTCGAGCCGGACACCACGCACGTCGTCATCGACGGCAGCAGCCGCCTCGCCGCCGCCCGCGAGGCCGGACTCCGCACCATCAAGATCATGGTGAGTGACGACCAGGGCAGCACCTCCGAGGAACTCCTCGAGTCCGCTCTCGTCGCCAACATCCACCGCCAGGACCTCGAAGAACTCGACGAAGCCCGCGCACTCCAGCGCCTCCTCGCCATCCACGGCAGCCAGACCGCGTTGGCCAAGCGCCTCCACCGCTCCCAGGGCTGGGTCTCGCAGCGCCTTGCCCTGCTCAACCTCGCACCCGAGCTCCAGGCCCGCATCGGCCACGAGCCCATCGACCTGCTTCGCGCGGTCGGCAACAAGCCCCAGGAGCAACAGCAAGCCGCCCTCGCAGAGCTGAAGGCCGATCGGGAGCGCAAGGAAGCGGAGAAGCAGCAACGCAGGCCGGGGAAGCAGCACAAAGCCGAAGCACCCGAGGACCACACCGGCACAGCCAACGGCTATTACGACGTAATAGAGGGCAGCACGCGGAAAGCTCCGGCAGCCCTGGACACACCAGTGGGGGATCAGGGAACCCAGGGTCAGTCCTCGCAGAACGTGCCGGAACCACGAAGCAGCAGCACCGACGACACGTCGAGGACCGGTGAGCAGTTCACAGAACAGCGCCCGCCGCGGCCACTGCCGTACGACGACCCGGCTTTCATCGCCATGCACCTGATGCGGAAGATGGAGGAGCCGGCCCTCTTCGAGATGTTGCAGCTGCTGAACCAGATGGCCCGAGAACGCAACCCTGGTGAGTTCCAGAAGGTCCTGAGTCACTTCGATGATCAACCGGCAGCACAGTCAGGCTGA
- a CDS encoding bifunctional DNA primase/polymerase, which produces MARWCAEQGWPVHPLAVGRKTPAANCPACKGTHHPPAGCACIPAGRPCHGFHAATTSTTRIDTWWSQQPSWGVGVACGGADLIVIDIDAHSTPVPDRSRLLPGIPIHDSVNLHGLASGFDTLALLAALRGQPSPAEDDSTLRVRTPSGGLHVWYRNPHPATRFRCSTGSSTKVALAWQVDVRADGGYIVAPTTRTTQGTYLREGPSHLPAPLPEWLGEELVRTGHTIQRPTAAPRPTGVPRSRRPRTPVRAHRVLDPLLLEVADCAATPEGAAFTEKLNKAAYTAGGLAAAGHLDEPTARALLREAADTARPWQSARNERIIDDALAAGSARPLHLEGRS; this is translated from the coding sequence GTGGCCCGCTGGTGCGCCGAACAGGGCTGGCCGGTGCACCCTCTCGCGGTCGGCCGTAAGACGCCCGCCGCCAACTGCCCGGCCTGCAAGGGCACGCACCACCCTCCGGCCGGGTGCGCGTGCATCCCGGCCGGCCGCCCGTGCCACGGGTTCCACGCCGCGACGACCAGCACGACGCGTATCGACACCTGGTGGTCCCAACAGCCGTCCTGGGGTGTCGGTGTCGCCTGCGGCGGAGCCGACCTGATCGTCATCGACATCGACGCACACTCCACGCCGGTCCCTGACCGCAGCCGGCTCCTGCCCGGCATCCCCATCCACGACTCCGTGAACCTGCACGGCCTCGCCTCCGGCTTCGACACCCTGGCACTCCTGGCAGCCCTGCGCGGCCAGCCCAGCCCGGCGGAGGACGACAGCACACTGAGGGTGCGCACCCCTTCCGGCGGACTGCACGTCTGGTACCGCAACCCCCACCCGGCCACCCGGTTCCGCTGCTCGACCGGATCCAGTACCAAGGTCGCCCTGGCCTGGCAGGTCGATGTCCGGGCCGACGGCGGCTACATCGTCGCCCCCACCACCCGCACCACCCAGGGCACTTACCTGCGGGAAGGACCGTCCCACCTGCCTGCGCCGCTGCCCGAGTGGCTGGGCGAGGAACTCGTGCGGACCGGACACACCATTCAGCGGCCGACAGCCGCGCCCCGGCCCACAGGAGTTCCCCGCAGTCGGCGTCCCCGGACCCCCGTGCGCGCGCACCGCGTCCTGGACCCGCTGCTGCTGGAGGTCGCCGACTGCGCGGCCACACCCGAGGGCGCCGCTTTCACCGAGAAGCTCAACAAGGCCGCCTACACGGCCGGAGGACTGGCGGCCGCCGGGCACCTTGACGAACCCACCGCGCGCGCTCTGCTGCGCGAGGCCGCCGACACCGCGCGCCCCTGGCAGAGTGCCCGAAACGAACGCATCATCGACGACGCCCTCGCCGCCGGGTCCGCCCGCCCGCTCCACCTCGAAGGACGTTCATGA